A genomic window from Planctomycetaceae bacterium includes:
- the frr gene encoding ribosome recycling factor has product MAMDDVLLEVEDQMDKALEYLRTEFRGIRTGRASVGLVDHIKVDYYGSPTDLRQLASISTPDATLIVIKPFDPGSVKDIEKAIFASDLGITPSVDGKIIRLQVPPLSTERRHMIAGQLKKMAEAARVTIRNARRDGNKEVDREEKEAELTEDEAKKGKDEVQKLTDSYQAKVEELLTAKTTEIEQS; this is encoded by the coding sequence ATGGCGATGGATGACGTACTCCTGGAAGTCGAAGATCAGATGGACAAGGCGCTGGAGTACCTGCGGACGGAGTTCCGCGGGATCCGCACCGGCCGTGCGTCGGTGGGCTTGGTGGACCACATCAAGGTGGACTACTATGGTTCGCCGACGGATCTGCGGCAACTAGCGTCGATCTCGACGCCGGATGCGACGCTGATCGTGATCAAGCCGTTCGATCCGGGCAGCGTCAAGGACATCGAGAAGGCGATTTTCGCCAGCGACCTGGGCATCACCCCCAGCGTCGACGGAAAGATCATCCGCCTGCAGGTGCCGCCGCTGTCGACCGAGCGGAGGCACATGATCGCCGGCCAGCTCAAGAAGATGGCCGAGGCGGCGCGGGTGACGATCCGCAACGCCCGCCGCGACGGCAATAAAGAAGTCGACCGCGAGGAAAAAGAAGCGGAATTGACCGAAGACGAGGCCAAGAAGGGCAAGGACGAGGTTCAGAAGCTCACCGACAGCTACCAGGCAAAAGTCGAAGAGCTTCTGACCGCCAAGACGACCGAGATCGAGCAGTCGTGA